One window of the Bacteroidetes bacterium SB0662_bin_6 genome contains the following:
- the trxB gene encoding thioredoxin-disulfide reductase, translating to MTERAEPDMSAFDGIDFSGAERRNVVIVGTGPAGLTAALYAARANLEPVVFQGPEPGGQLMTTTDVENYPGFPEGVLGPDMMQLFDGQATRFGADLRYGTVNAVDLSQRPFRLLVDGETPILAETVIISTGASARYLGLENEKRLLGRGVSSCATCDGAFFRNVVVAVAGGGDSAMEEALFLTRFASKVYVIHRRDSLRASKIMQDRAFANEKIEFIWSTVVEDVLGDDEVTGLVLRNRETDTVSELAVGGFFVAIGHTPNTQVFNGWLDMDAQGYILTEGKSTYTNIPGVFACGDAQDHVYRQAVTAAGTGCMAAIDAERWFAEHAETSGDGEPA from the coding sequence ATGACCGAGCGCGCCGAACCGGATATGTCCGCTTTCGATGGGATCGATTTCTCCGGGGCGGAACGCCGGAACGTGGTCATTGTCGGCACGGGACCTGCCGGCCTGACTGCTGCGCTGTATGCAGCCCGCGCGAATCTCGAACCGGTCGTGTTTCAGGGGCCCGAACCCGGCGGTCAGTTGATGACTACGACGGACGTGGAGAATTATCCGGGTTTCCCCGAGGGCGTATTGGGGCCCGACATGATGCAACTCTTCGACGGGCAGGCCACCCGGTTCGGAGCCGATCTTCGCTACGGCACGGTGAACGCAGTGGATTTATCGCAGCGTCCGTTCCGGTTGCTCGTGGATGGGGAAACGCCCATACTGGCGGAAACGGTTATCATCTCTACGGGGGCTTCGGCGCGGTATCTGGGCCTCGAAAACGAGAAACGCCTGCTGGGGCGCGGCGTGTCGTCCTGCGCGACCTGCGACGGGGCGTTTTTCCGCAATGTGGTGGTGGCCGTCGCCGGAGGCGGCGACTCCGCCATGGAGGAAGCCCTGTTTCTGACCCGCTTTGCGTCGAAGGTGTATGTCATTCACCGCCGGGACAGCCTCCGCGCCTCGAAGATCATGCAGGACCGGGCGTTCGCAAACGAAAAGATCGAGTTTATCTGGAGCACGGTGGTGGAAGATGTGCTGGGCGACGACGAAGTAACGGGCCTCGTCTTGCGCAACAGGGAAACGGACACGGTTTCCGAACTGGCGGTGGGCGGATTCTTCGTCGCCATCGGACATACGCCCAACACGCAGGTGTTCAACGGGTGGCTCGATATGGATGCCCAGGGATATATCCTGACGGAAGGAAAATCCACGTATACGAATATCCCCGGCGTGTTCGCATGCGGCGATGCGCAGGATCATGTATACCGGCAGGCGGTTACGGCCGCCGGCACAGGGTGTATGGCGGCCATCGATGCGGAACGCTGGTTTGCCGAACATGCCGAAACGTCCGGAGACGGGGAGCCTGCGTAA
- the purL gene encoding phosphoribosylformylglycinamidine synthase subunit PurL, producing MAKTRPDQPDATPEVTIEMARDHGLTDEEYGWILEKLGRTPTFVELGIYSVMWSEHCSYKNSIALLKTLPREGEALLAEAGEENAGLVDIGDGLAVAFKIESHNHPSAVEPYQGAATGVGGIQRDIFTMGARPICSLNSLRFGALENPRVRYLFDGVVRGIGDYGNSFGVPTVAGEVYFDPSYEGNPLVNAMSVGVAKIGQTASAIAEGVGNPVYIVGSSTGRDGIHGATFASEEIAEGSEAKRPSVQVGDPFTEKLLLEATLEAIASGAIVGIQDMGAAGLTCSSSEMSAKGGCGMILHVDKVPQREVGMTPYEIMLSESQERMLLVCEQGREDEVEAIFRKWDLHAECIGEVVQEPRVKIFWHGALVADVEADHLVLGGGAPVYQRETRRPARLDDIALDLDDVPDVSAADAGAVLLDLLSSPNIASKRWVFEQYDTMVRTNTLAGPGSSDAAVVRIKGTDKGLAVKTDCNGRYVYLDPRQGGRIAVAEAARNVVCTGGKPVAITNCLNFGNPYKPEVYWTFAEAVGGMGDACRVFGTPVTGGNVSFYNENPEGAVYPTPTIGMLGIVDDIETGIVTAPFREAGDAVYLLSPAGWAHREDINGSEYLVRRHGLVRGGAPYMLLKEEAAVQEAMRRLIKAGLVRSAHDVSDGGLAVALAECVLYAETPGAEIDLAAPGMRRDAVLFGEAQSRIVFSASAEQAIEIERAIGEMSVRLTRLGMVRPGNLTILLDGEPVVDLSAEDLRRPYDHAIPGYMNQ from the coding sequence ATGGCGAAAACAAGGCCGGATCAACCGGACGCAACCCCGGAAGTCACCATAGAGATGGCCCGGGATCATGGATTGACGGACGAAGAATACGGGTGGATACTCGAAAAGCTGGGTCGCACGCCGACCTTCGTCGAGTTGGGCATTTATTCCGTCATGTGGAGCGAACACTGTTCCTACAAAAACTCCATTGCGCTGCTGAAGACGCTGCCTCGCGAGGGGGAAGCGCTTCTTGCGGAAGCCGGGGAGGAAAACGCCGGTCTCGTCGATATCGGGGACGGACTTGCGGTCGCGTTCAAGATCGAATCGCACAATCACCCGTCGGCAGTGGAGCCCTACCAGGGGGCCGCCACCGGTGTGGGCGGTATCCAGCGCGACATCTTCACGATGGGCGCCCGGCCCATCTGTTCGCTCAATTCGCTCCGGTTCGGTGCGCTGGAGAACCCCCGCGTGCGCTATCTCTTCGACGGCGTGGTGCGCGGAATAGGGGATTACGGCAATTCTTTCGGCGTGCCCACCGTAGCCGGCGAGGTGTATTTCGATCCGTCCTATGAGGGGAATCCCCTTGTCAACGCCATGAGCGTGGGTGTGGCGAAAATCGGACAAACCGCTTCGGCCATTGCCGAGGGGGTGGGGAATCCGGTGTATATCGTCGGATCCTCGACCGGACGGGACGGCATTCATGGCGCTACCTTCGCTTCCGAGGAAATTGCAGAGGGGAGCGAGGCGAAGCGCCCCAGCGTGCAGGTGGGCGATCCATTCACCGAAAAGCTTTTGCTGGAGGCTACCCTGGAGGCCATCGCCAGCGGCGCGATCGTGGGTATTCAGGATATGGGCGCCGCCGGGCTTACCTGTTCCTCCTCCGAAATGAGTGCGAAGGGCGGGTGCGGCATGATTTTGCATGTGGACAAGGTGCCGCAGCGCGAAGTGGGGATGACCCCCTACGAGATTATGCTTTCGGAAAGCCAGGAGCGGATGCTGCTCGTGTGCGAGCAGGGCCGGGAGGATGAGGTCGAGGCCATTTTCCGCAAATGGGACCTGCATGCGGAATGTATAGGAGAAGTTGTTCAGGAACCCCGCGTAAAGATTTTCTGGCACGGCGCGCTGGTTGCGGATGTGGAAGCCGATCATCTCGTATTGGGCGGCGGGGCGCCCGTGTATCAGCGGGAAACGCGCCGTCCGGCCCGGCTCGACGATATTGCGCTGGACCTCGACGATGTGCCCGATGTGTCGGCGGCCGACGCCGGCGCGGTACTGCTCGACCTGCTCAGTTCTCCGAATATCGCCTCGAAACGCTGGGTGTTCGAGCAGTACGATACGATGGTGCGGACGAACACGCTGGCAGGCCCGGGGTCGAGTGACGCCGCGGTGGTGCGCATCAAGGGCACAGACAAGGGATTGGCCGTCAAGACCGATTGCAACGGACGGTATGTGTATCTCGACCCGCGCCAGGGCGGGCGCATCGCCGTGGCGGAGGCGGCCCGGAACGTGGTGTGCACCGGGGGTAAGCCGGTGGCTATCACGAACTGCCTCAATTTCGGCAATCCGTACAAGCCGGAGGTCTACTGGACCTTTGCGGAGGCGGTCGGGGGCATGGGCGATGCCTGCCGGGTATTCGGCACGCCGGTGACAGGCGGCAACGTCTCCTTCTACAACGAAAATCCGGAAGGGGCTGTCTACCCTACTCCCACGATCGGCATGCTGGGCATCGTGGACGATATCGAGACCGGTATCGTTACCGCGCCGTTCCGGGAGGCCGGCGATGCGGTGTATCTGCTCAGTCCGGCAGGCTGGGCGCACCGGGAGGACATCAACGGTTCCGAGTATCTGGTGCGCCGGCACGGGCTGGTGCGCGGCGGCGCTCCGTATATGCTCCTGAAAGAAGAAGCGGCGGTGCAGGAGGCGATGCGGCGCCTCATAAAGGCAGGTCTGGTGCGCAGTGCGCACGACGTCTCAGACGGGGGGCTGGCCGTGGCGCTGGCCGAGTGCGTGCTTTATGCGGAAACCCCCGGTGCGGAGATCGATCTGGCCGCGCCGGGGATGCGGCGGGACGCGGTGTTGTTCGGCGAGGCGCAGTCCCGCATCGTATTCAGCGCGTCTGCGGAACAGGCCATTGAGATAGAACGCGCCATTGGAGAGATGTCTGTGCGTCTTACGCGGCTGGGCATGGTGCGCCCCGGCAATCTGACGATTCTTCTGGACGGTGAGCCGGTTGTAGACCTGTCCGCGGAAGACCTTCGCCGTCCGTACGACCACGCCATTCCCGGCTATATGAACCAGTAG
- the trxA gene encoding thioredoxin, producing MNTHTPLAVTDGSFKEEVLDSDVPVLVDFWAAWCGPCRMIAPVVEELAGEFAGRAKVVKMDVDHNTETPMQYGIRSIPTLLFFKDGQVADQLVGVSPKKDLVDRLDALVAQAV from the coding sequence ATGAATACGCATACTCCGCTGGCGGTTACGGACGGCAGTTTCAAGGAGGAAGTACTCGACTCCGATGTGCCGGTGCTTGTGGACTTCTGGGCCGCCTGGTGCGGGCCGTGCCGTATGATTGCCCCGGTGGTCGAGGAGCTGGCCGGGGAATTCGCCGGGCGCGCGAAGGTGGTCAAGATGGATGTCGATCACAATACGGAAACACCGATGCAGTACGGGATCCGGTCGATTCCGACCCTGCTGTTTTTCAAGGACGGGCAGGTTGCGGATCAACTGGTCGGGGTTTCTCCCAAAAAGGATCTGGTTGACCGGCTTGATGCGCTGGTTGCGCAAGCTGTCTGA
- the pdxH gene encoding pyridoxamine 5'-phosphate oxidase, with translation MDVSGLRREYRGDSFDAAGNDPIALFGAWFEEAVQAAHAKSRDPNAMSLGTVDAQGRPSGRIVLLKGYDRQGFVFYTNYGSRKARDLEANPWASLTFWWDELDRQVRVEGRTERTDRAASEAYFASRPRESQLAAVASAQSCSLADRATLLAAVEAARKKYEGREVLCPEEWGGYLLRPHALEFWQGRPNRLHDRLVYRLDEAGVWHVERLGP, from the coding sequence ATGGATGTAAGCGGGCTGAGACGCGAATATCGTGGAGACAGCTTCGACGCGGCCGGTAACGATCCGATCGCGTTGTTCGGGGCATGGTTCGAGGAGGCGGTGCAGGCTGCGCACGCAAAGAGCCGTGATCCGAACGCGATGTCGCTCGGCACGGTCGATGCCCAGGGCCGTCCTTCCGGGCGCATCGTGCTTCTGAAAGGGTATGACCGGCAGGGCTTCGTCTTCTACACGAATTACGGCAGCCGCAAGGCGCGCGATCTGGAGGCGAATCCGTGGGCGTCGTTGACGTTCTGGTGGGACGAACTGGATCGCCAGGTGCGGGTCGAGGGCCGGACGGAACGGACGGATCGGGCTGCTTCGGAGGCCTATTTCGCATCGAGGCCGAGGGAGAGCCAACTGGCCGCGGTGGCTTCCGCGCAGAGTTGTTCGCTTGCGGACCGCGCCACGCTGCTGGCCGCCGTGGAAGCGGCACGGAAGAAATATGAAGGGCGCGAGGTGCTCTGCCCCGAAGAGTGGGGTGGGTATCTTCTGCGGCCTCACGCGCTGGAGTTCTGGCAGGGCCGTCCGAATCGCCTGCATGACCGCCTGGTGTACCGGCTCGACGAGGCGGGCGTGTGGCATGTGGAGCGTCTGGGCCCGTAA
- a CDS encoding DUF1295 domain-containing protein, with protein sequence MPVPESYFLWSTLSVRTVLEAVAMLLAFVGVLFLGSKLLPGHRVTGPEIEGRSRTYKLNGLALFLITVIGGCLAQVSGLFSLSVLHTRFAALFVAANAFAFAFSAWLYFRRARTRDASPGNWRSFLMGSEFNPTFLGVDLKLFSYRPSLIGLALFNVSFAVVQYETYGGLTLAMALYQLFTFSYVLNYFHFEGGMIYTWDMISERFGWALVWGDYVLVPFFYCLPGWWLVHAPEPLSPLAAVAIVLLFVFGFWLFRGANGQKHRFKRDPGAMIWGKPARTLDGRLLISGFWGIGRHLNYTGEICIYLAFALTTGFASWAPYLLPVWLGGLLWHRSRRDERRCRAKYGELWEQYKQRVPYAMLPFVY encoded by the coding sequence ATGCCGGTGCCTGAATCGTACTTCTTGTGGTCCACGCTGTCGGTCCGCACCGTGCTGGAGGCGGTCGCAATGCTGTTGGCGTTCGTCGGCGTTTTATTTCTGGGTTCGAAGCTCCTGCCCGGACATCGGGTTACGGGACCGGAAATAGAGGGGCGATCGCGCACCTACAAGCTCAACGGCCTCGCCTTATTCCTGATCACCGTGATCGGGGGATGTCTTGCCCAGGTCTCCGGCTTGTTTTCTCTTTCGGTGCTGCATACCCGTTTTGCCGCGCTGTTCGTGGCGGCAAACGCATTCGCATTTGCTTTTTCCGCTTGGCTGTACTTCCGAAGAGCACGGACTCGGGATGCATCGCCGGGCAATTGGCGAAGTTTCCTGATGGGATCGGAATTCAATCCGACTTTTCTCGGAGTGGATTTGAAGCTTTTCAGTTACCGCCCTTCCCTGATCGGTCTGGCGCTGTTCAACGTGTCGTTTGCGGTCGTGCAGTACGAAACCTACGGCGGGTTGACCCTGGCCATGGCGCTCTATCAGCTATTTACCTTTTCGTACGTGCTCAACTACTTCCATTTCGAAGGCGGGATGATATACACCTGGGACATGATCAGTGAGCGCTTCGGATGGGCGTTGGTTTGGGGGGACTATGTGCTGGTGCCGTTTTTCTATTGCCTCCCCGGATGGTGGCTGGTGCATGCCCCGGAGCCGCTGTCTCCCCTCGCGGCCGTCGCGATCGTTTTGTTGTTCGTCTTTGGCTTCTGGCTCTTTCGCGGCGCCAATGGGCAAAAGCACCGCTTCAAGCGGGATCCTGGCGCCATGATTTGGGGCAAACCCGCCCGGACCCTGGACGGACGCCTGCTGATTTCCGGATTCTGGGGTATTGGACGACATCTGAACTATACCGGCGAGATCTGCATCTACCTGGCGTTTGCCCTTACCACCGGGTTCGCCTCCTGGGCGCCTTATCTTTTGCCCGTGTGGCTGGGGGGTCTGTTGTGGCATCGTTCGAGACGTGATGAGCGCCGCTGCCGCGCCAAGTATGGGGAGTTGTGGGAACAATACAAGCAGCGGGTGCCTTATGCGATGCTGCCGTTCGTTTATTGA
- a CDS encoding proline dehydrogenase, with translation MRLPFLLARRFVAGESFQEALPVIRALNHKGLSVTLDLLGEHVTRQKVAETSRDAYIRLVRIIAKERARGAMHAGISIKLSMIGQKIDEDYCLKNLHMLLAAAKECDVFVRLDMEGSDATASTISLFEATFPEYPDHVGIVLQAYLKRTERDVERMCALKAPVRLCKGAYKESSEIAWQNMDIIREHFMACAQELIAHGRYPGIATHDDKLISATKIFVANRGIDRDRFEFQMLYGIRPQTQEQIVSDGYGMRVYVPFGTQWAPYFTRRLRERKENVWFVLRNLVRA, from the coding sequence ATGCGTCTTCCCTTTTTGCTGGCACGCCGCTTCGTTGCGGGAGAATCATTCCAGGAAGCACTCCCTGTTATTCGCGCCCTGAACCATAAGGGCCTGAGCGTGACCCTCGACCTGCTGGGCGAACACGTCACCAGACAGAAGGTCGCCGAGACGAGCCGGGACGCCTACATACGTCTCGTCCGCATCATCGCCAAGGAGAGGGCCCGGGGCGCCATGCACGCCGGCATATCCATCAAACTCTCGATGATCGGGCAGAAAATCGACGAAGACTACTGCCTGAAAAACCTGCACATGCTGCTTGCAGCGGCAAAAGAGTGCGATGTGTTCGTCCGTCTCGACATGGAAGGCAGCGACGCCACGGCGTCCACGATATCCCTCTTCGAGGCAACCTTCCCCGAATACCCCGATCATGTGGGGATTGTGCTGCAAGCCTACCTGAAGCGCACGGAACGCGATGTGGAACGCATGTGCGCGCTGAAGGCCCCGGTCCGGCTGTGCAAAGGCGCCTACAAGGAATCTTCGGAGATCGCTTGGCAGAATATGGACATCATCCGCGAGCACTTCATGGCGTGCGCGCAGGAACTCATTGCGCACGGGCGGTATCCCGGCATCGCTACGCACGACGACAAACTGATTTCCGCCACGAAAATCTTTGTCGCGAATCGCGGCATAGACCGGGACCGGTTCGAATTTCAGATGCTCTACGGCATACGCCCGCAGACCCAGGAACAGATCGTTAGCGACGGGTACGGCATGAGAGTCTACGTACCCTTCGGGACGCAATGGGCGCCGTATTTCACCCGGCGGCTGCGCGAACGAAAAGAAAACGTGTGGTTCGTGCTGCGGAATCTCGTCCGTGCATAG
- a CDS encoding BON domain-containing protein yields MRRIMYTGRRLRPPAQGVWRPSMRNAGLPNMPKRPETGSLRKMSRARLRWIAPGGFTLSVLCLGLLFSSGCTSNPAPEEEAIAPSPDVEEAAGAGETPETTMAASVEGAAGASSADRFADENRSVSGKISDASLAAKVQLALVDTRDLRAHRFSPEAVAGHVILRGHVDTWAQRERAAAVAVRVPGVISVSNELTSTEEKPTGLAEASGLSGDARGGGENGSFGEAASPGGGAEGPVYHTVMRGESLWTISRRYGVSIDRIRSLNGLTSDTVDPGQRLRVR; encoded by the coding sequence ATGCGCAGGATCATGTATACCGGCAGGCGGTTACGGCCGCCGGCACAGGGTGTATGGCGGCCATCGATGCGGAACGCTGGTTTGCCGAACATGCCGAAACGTCCGGAGACGGGGAGCCTGCGTAAGATGTCCCGGGCAAGATTACGTTGGATAGCGCCGGGAGGGTTTACCCTGAGTGTACTGTGCTTGGGATTGCTCTTTTCTTCCGGTTGCACAAGCAATCCGGCGCCGGAGGAAGAGGCGATTGCACCATCCCCCGATGTGGAGGAAGCTGCCGGGGCGGGCGAGACACCTGAAACGACGATGGCTGCAAGTGTCGAGGGCGCTGCGGGAGCGTCTTCGGCGGACCGTTTTGCAGACGAAAACCGGTCGGTTTCCGGAAAAATAAGCGATGCATCGCTGGCTGCGAAGGTGCAACTGGCGCTCGTGGATACGCGCGATCTGCGCGCGCACCGGTTCAGTCCAGAGGCGGTCGCCGGGCATGTGATCCTGCGCGGTCATGTGGATACCTGGGCGCAGCGTGAGCGTGCTGCCGCGGTGGCGGTGCGCGTGCCGGGTGTGATATCCGTTTCGAATGAGCTCACCTCGACAGAGGAGAAACCGACGGGTCTTGCAGAAGCGTCCGGGCTTTCCGGGGATGCACGGGGCGGCGGTGAAAACGGGTCGTTCGGAGAGGCTGCCTCGCCGGGCGGCGGCGCGGAAGGACCGGTGTATCACACCGTGATGCGGGGCGAAAGTCTCTGGACCATTTCCCGGAGGTACGGCGTGAGCATCGACCGGATCAGATCCCTGAACGGGTTGACGTCCGACACGGTCGATCCGGGGCAGAGGCTGCGGGTCCGCTGA
- a CDS encoding RNA polymerase sigma factor RpoD/SigA: MYVPRQQRMLDQYLQEIGRIPLLEPDEEVYLAQRIHGGDQEALHKLTRANLRFVVSVAKKYQGQGLSLADLINEGNYGLIKAAQRFDETRGFKFISYAVWWIRQAILQALAEQSRVVRLPLNRIGTISKIRKTSARLSQEHERAPNIEELAEELEIDVHKVREAMQHTGRHLSMDAPFNEDDDNSLLDIFSPDEDISPDETLLEESIKIDIECALGLLQEREAEITRLYFGIGREHPLTLEEIGQRFDLTRERVRQIKEKALRKLRQKHRREELQMHIG, from the coding sequence ATGTATGTCCCTCGTCAGCAGCGGATGCTGGATCAGTATCTCCAGGAGATCGGCCGCATCCCGCTTCTTGAACCGGATGAAGAGGTATATCTGGCCCAGCGCATCCATGGTGGAGATCAGGAAGCATTGCACAAACTGACCCGTGCGAATCTGCGCTTCGTCGTCTCCGTGGCCAAAAAATATCAGGGACAGGGATTGTCCCTCGCCGACCTGATCAACGAAGGTAATTACGGGCTCATCAAGGCGGCCCAGCGGTTCGACGAGACCCGCGGATTCAAGTTTATCTCCTATGCGGTCTGGTGGATTCGCCAGGCCATTCTGCAGGCCCTGGCCGAACAAAGCCGCGTGGTGCGATTGCCGCTGAACCGCATCGGCACGATCTCGAAGATTCGCAAGACCAGCGCCCGACTTTCGCAGGAGCACGAGCGAGCGCCCAACATCGAGGAATTGGCCGAGGAACTCGAGATCGACGTCCACAAGGTTCGCGAGGCCATGCAGCATACGGGGCGCCACCTCTCGATGGATGCACCGTTCAATGAGGATGACGACAATAGTTTACTGGATATATTTTCTCCCGACGAAGACATTTCTCCCGACGAAACCCTTCTGGAAGAATCCATCAAAATCGATATCGAATGTGCGCTGGGTCTGTTGCAGGAACGTGAAGCGGAGATTACCCGCCTTTATTTCGGGATCGGGCGCGAGCATCCCCTGACGCTCGAAGAAATAGGCCAACGCTTCGACCTGACCCGCGAGCGCGTTCGTCAGATCAAGGAAAAAGCGCTGCGCAAGCTGCGGCAGAAGCACCGGCGCGAGGAACTGCAGATGCACATCGGCTAA
- a CDS encoding VOC family protein produces the protein MLKIIPNIPVADLERSVEFYLDVLGFEMVNIRGRGEMARAHLRRGGAEIIFRSCDPEAPLPFPDPFLTNQIILHIQVNDILALYDRIKETRVEVVQALEPTLFGAAQFMIRDIDGRIISFDQPGSVQG, from the coding sequence ATGCTGAAGATTATCCCGAACATCCCGGTGGCAGATCTCGAACGCTCCGTCGAGTTTTACCTGGATGTGCTCGGCTTCGAGATGGTCAACATACGGGGGCGCGGCGAAATGGCGCGGGCGCACCTGCGCAGAGGCGGGGCGGAAATCATTTTTCGTTCCTGCGACCCGGAGGCGCCGCTTCCGTTTCCCGACCCGTTCCTGACGAATCAGATCATTCTCCACATTCAGGTGAACGACATCCTCGCCTTGTACGACCGTATCAAGGAGACTCGGGTGGAAGTGGTGCAGGCGCTCGAGCCCACGCTGTTCGGAGCTGCCCAATTCATGATTCGCGACATCGACGGGCGCATCATTTCCTTCGATCAACCGGGAAGCGTGCAGGGATAG
- the katG gene encoding catalase/peroxidase HPI — MATNGKCPVLGHQHTAVGAIANHQWWPNQLNLKMLHQNSPLSDPMDGKFNYAEEFRTLDLNAVKKDIEAVMTTSQEWWPADYGHYGPLFIRMAWHSAGTYRIHDGRGGGASGTQRFAPLNSWPDNANLDKARRLLWPIKQKYGRKISWADLMILAGNCALESMGLETFGFAGGREDVWEPEEDIYWGPETEWLGDERYSGDRELANPFGAVQMGLIYVNPQGPNGEPDPVAAGRDIRETFSRMAMNDEETVALIAGGHTFGKTHGAASEDRYVGPEPEGAAIVEQGLGWKNTFGNGKAGDAITSGLEGAWTPTPVTWDNSFFETLFGYEWELTKSPAGAHQWIPADSGGANTVPDAHDSSKRHTPVMLTTDLALRVDPIYAPISRHFLENPDEFADTFARAWYKLTHRDMGPISRYLGPEVPEEQLLWQDPVPAVDHALIDAQDIAALKSSIVESGLSISQLVSTAWASASTFRGSDKRGGANGARIRLAPQKDWEVNQPARLEAVLGVLEDIRKDFNSAQSDGKKVSLADVIVLGGCAAVELAAKSAGHDVQVPFSPGRTDALQEQTDVDSFAVLEPAADGFRNYLGNGHDRSDEELLVDRAQLLTLTAPEMTVLVAGLRVLNANAGQSEHGVFTKRPETLTNDFFVNLLDMDTAWQASSASGHVFEGHDRETGELKWTGTAVDLVFGSNSQLRAIAEVYACDDAQQAFVRDFVAAWNKVMNLDRFDLA, encoded by the coding sequence ATGGCGACCAATGGCAAGTGCCCCGTATTGGGTCACCAACACACCGCGGTGGGCGCGATAGCGAACCACCAGTGGTGGCCGAATCAACTGAACCTGAAGATGCTCCACCAGAACTCCCCGTTGTCCGATCCCATGGACGGGAAGTTCAACTACGCCGAGGAGTTCAGGACATTGGACCTGAATGCCGTGAAGAAGGACATCGAGGCGGTGATGACGACGTCCCAGGAGTGGTGGCCGGCCGATTACGGCCATTACGGGCCGCTGTTCATCCGGATGGCCTGGCACAGCGCGGGCACGTACCGCATCCACGACGGCCGCGGCGGCGGCGCCTCCGGTACGCAACGCTTCGCTCCTCTCAACAGTTGGCCTGACAACGCGAATCTGGACAAGGCGCGCCGGTTGCTCTGGCCGATCAAGCAGAAGTATGGCCGGAAGATCTCGTGGGCCGACCTGATGATCCTTGCGGGCAACTGCGCCCTGGAGTCGATGGGGCTCGAGACGTTCGGTTTCGCCGGCGGGCGCGAGGATGTCTGGGAGCCTGAGGAGGATATCTACTGGGGGCCCGAGACCGAGTGGCTGGGCGACGAGCGCTACAGCGGAGACAGGGAGCTCGCAAATCCTTTCGGTGCGGTTCAGATGGGCCTCATCTACGTGAATCCGCAGGGCCCGAACGGCGAGCCGGATCCGGTTGCCGCCGGCAGGGATATTCGGGAGACGTTCAGTCGGATGGCGATGAACGACGAGGAGACGGTGGCCCTCATCGCAGGCGGACACACCTTCGGCAAGACCCACGGCGCCGCCAGTGAAGACCGGTACGTCGGTCCCGAGCCCGAGGGTGCCGCTATCGTGGAGCAGGGCCTCGGCTGGAAGAACACCTTCGGCAACGGCAAGGCCGGCGACGCGATTACAAGCGGGCTGGAGGGCGCCTGGACGCCCACCCCGGTGACCTGGGACAACAGCTTCTTCGAGACCCTGTTCGGCTACGAGTGGGAACTGACGAAGAGCCCCGCCGGGGCGCATCAATGGATTCCGGCGGACTCCGGCGGCGCGAACACGGTGCCGGATGCCCACGATTCGTCGAAGAGGCATACCCCCGTCATGCTGACGACGGACCTCGCACTGAGGGTGGATCCGATCTATGCACCGATTTCGAGACATTTCCTCGAGAATCCGGACGAGTTTGCGGACACCTTCGCCAGAGCGTGGTACAAACTGACGCATCGTGACATGGGCCCGATCTCGCGATATCTCGGCCCGGAGGTTCCCGAGGAGCAGCTCTTGTGGCAGGACCCGGTGCCTGCCGTCGATCATGCGTTGATCGATGCGCAGGACATCGCCGCGCTCAAGAGCAGTATCGTCGAATCGGGACTGTCCATTTCCCAACTGGTTTCGACCGCCTGGGCATCCGCCTCGACGTTCCGCGGCAGCGACAAGCGCGGCGGGGCGAACGGGGCACGCATTCGCCTCGCGCCGCAGAAGGACTGGGAAGTGAATCAGCCGGCCCGGTTGGAGGCCGTGCTGGGAGTCCTGGAGGATATCCGGAAGGACTTCAACAGCGCGCAGTCCGACGGGAAGAAGGTGTCGCTCGCAGACGTGATCGTTCTGGGCGGATGCGCGGCCGTTGAGTTGGCTGCGAAGAGCGCCGGACATGACGTGCAGGTTCCTTTTTCGCCAGGGCGCACCGATGCGCTACAGGAACAAACGGACGTGGACTCATTCGCCGTGCTGGAACCGGCCGCAGACGGGTTCCGCAACTACCTCGGGAACGGACACGACCGCTCCGACGAAGAGTTATTGGTGGACCGGGCACAGTTGTTGACCCTGACCGCCCCCGAGATGACGGTGCTCGTCGCCGGCTTGCGCGTCCTGAACGCAAATGCCGGGCAGTCCGAACACGGCGTCTTCACGAAGCGGCCTGAGACGCTGACCAATGACTTCTTCGTCAACCTGCTCGACATGGATACGGCGTGGCAGGCGTCCTCTGCATCCGGGCACGTGTTCGAGGGACACGATCGCGAGACGGGCGAACTCAAGTGGACAGGCACCGCCGTCGATCTCGTCTTCGGTTCGAATTCCCAGCTCCGCGCCATCGCGGAAGTCTACGCATGCGACGATGCGCAGCAGGCATTTGTGCGCGACTTTGTCGCTGCGTGGAACAAGGTGATGAATCTCGATCGTTTTGATCTGGCTTGA